In Sardina pilchardus chromosome 10, fSarPil1.1, whole genome shotgun sequence, one genomic interval encodes:
- the LOC134094233 gene encoding UDP-glucuronosyltransferase 2C1-like: protein MASVHPSVLLLALLVCGLHCVHSGRVLVIPGEYSHWQNMRVIVEELVERNHSVTVLVNAASPTINLTRQERFRLQVFNIPLQKENMTALWDDFVNLWKYQMNGTGWQVLSKTADLLESFDSYISVVCKALVGNKTLVEDLRRSRYEVILTDPFTPCGDLMADALDVPFIITMRMTFGFIYERMCGQMPTLPSFVPCNPILATDQMNFRERLVNFGSYLMHSAMFFLHTSKFQTRVYSEIKGKPTSVCEMVGKADLWFIRAHWVWEYPRPFPPNFIFIGGHHCKPAKPLPTELEEFVQSSGDDGVVVFTFGSMIKNLTEERRNMFVSALGQIPQKVVWGFGGERPPTLPANIRIYNWIPQKDLLGHPKTKAFISHGGSNGLYEAIYHGVPLLGVPLFADQPDNIFILEKKGAAIMLDFYNMNSDDLVKGLRAVINDPSYKENMMRLSRLHHDQPMKPLDRAVFWTEFVMRNKGAKHLRVQAHNLSWVQYYCMDVALFLVSVAGLFGWLTFKTCRLCIRACGQKSHRKRKAE, encoded by the exons ATGGCTTCTGTCCATCCAAGTGTGCTCCTACTGGCTCTTCTGGTCTGTGGTCTTCACTGCGTACACAGTGGTCGAGTGCTGGTCATCCCGGGAGAGTACAGCCACTGGCAGAACATGCGGGTCATTGTGGAGGAGCTCGTGGAGCGCAACCATAGTGTGACCGTTTTGGTCAACGCCGCCTCGCCAACAATCAACCTCACGCGCCAGGAGCGCTTCCGCTTGCAGGTCTTCAACATCCCCCTGCAGAAGGAGAACATGACCGCGCTCTGGGATGACTTTGTGAACCTCTGGAAATACCAGATGAACGGAACAGGCTGGCAGGTGCTCTCCAAGACGGCGGACTTGTTGGAGTCCTTCGACTCGTATATCTCTGTTGTCTGCAAAGCCTTGGTGGGAAACAAGACTCTCGTGGAGGACCTCAGACGGTCCAGGTACGAGGTGATCCTAACTGACCCCTTCACGCCCTGTGGGGACCTCATGGCCGACGCACTGGACGTACCGTTCATAATAACGATGAGGATGACATTCGGCTTCATCTATGAGAGAATGTGTGGGCAGATGCCCACCCTGCCGTCTTTCGTACCCTGCAACCCCATCTTGGCCACGGACCAGATGAATTTCAGGGAGAGGCTGGTTAATTTTGGGAGCTACCTCATGCATTCCGCCATGTTCTTTCTTCACACATCTAAGTTCCAAACTAGAGTCTACAGTGAGATCAAAG GGAAGCCAACAAGCGTGTGTGAGATGGTGGGTAAAGCTGACCTGTGGTTCATCCGCGCCCACTGGGTGTGGGAGTACCCGAGACCCTTCCCACCAAACTTCATCTTTATTGGAGGTCATCACTGCAAACCTGCTAAACCACTTCCAACG GAATTGGAGGAGTTTGTGCAGAGCTCAGGTGATGATGGTGTTGTTGTGTTCACATTTGGATCAATGATCAAGAAcctcacagaggagaggagaaacatGTTTGTGTCGGCTCTTGGACAGATCCCTCAGAAG GTGGTTTGGGGGTTTGGTGGCGAGAGACCTCCGACTCTTCCTGCCAACATTAGAATCTACAACTGGATCCCTCAGAAGGATTTGCTGG GACATCCAAAAACAAAAGCCTTCATATCCCACGGAGGTTCCAACGGACTATATGAAGCCATCTACCATGGGGTCCCACTTCTGGGTGTTCCTCTGTTTGCTGACCAACCCGACAACATCTTCATCTTGGAAAAGAAAGGAGCTGCCATCATGCTAGATTTCTACAACATGAACTCAGATGACCTGGTGAAAGGCCTCCGTGCTGTGATAAACGACCCATC GTACAAGGAGAACATGATGAGGCTGTCACGCCTCCATCATGATCAGCCAATGAAACCTCTGGACCGGGCAGTGTTCTGGACCGAGTTTGTGATGCGCAATAAAGGAGCCAAGCACCTGCGAGTGCAGGCCCACAACCTCAGCTGGGTTCAGTACTACTGCATGGACGTGGCGCTCTTCCTGGTCTCCGTGGCTGGGCTGTTTGGCTGGCTGACCTTTAAGACGTGCAGACTGTGTATCCGTGCGTGCGGCCAGAAGAGTCACAGGAAGAGGAAAGCTGAGTGA